A single Thermaerobacter sp. FW80 DNA region contains:
- the rplL gene encoding 50S ribosomal protein L7/L12: MSKVQEVLDIVKGMTVLELAELVKKFEEEFGVSAAAPVAVAAPGAPAAAGGAAAAEEEKTEFDVILKEVGGNKIQVIKVVRELTGLGLKEAKDLVDNAPKPLKEGVSKEEAEQIKAKLAEAGATVEIK; encoded by the coding sequence ATGTCCAAGGTCCAAGAGGTGCTGGACATCGTCAAGGGCATGACGGTCCTCGAGCTGGCCGAGCTGGTGAAGAAGTTCGAGGAGGAATTCGGCGTGTCGGCGGCGGCCCCCGTCGCCGTGGCGGCGCCCGGTGCGCCGGCGGCCGCCGGCGGCGCCGCTGCGGCGGAGGAGGAGAAGACGGAGTTCGACGTGATCCTCAAGGAGGTCGGCGGCAACAAGATCCAGGTCATCAAGGTGGTGCGCGAGCTGACCGGCCTCGGCCTGAAGGAGGCCAAGGACCTGGTGGACAACGCCCCCAAGCCGCTCAAGGAGGGGGTCTCCAAGGAAGAGGCGGAGCAGATCAAGGCGAAGCTGGCGGAGGCCGGCGCCACCGTCGAGATCAAGTGA
- the rplJ gene encoding 50S ribosomal protein L10, whose amino-acid sequence MLTRAEKEALVEELAGKLQRAQGVILTDFRGLNVADTNELRRRLRTQGVEYRVVKNTLIRRAAAKAGIDGLDPLLEGPTALAFGYDGPVAPAKELSQFAKDHSQLKIKGGLLAGRVIGVEEIQRLADLPSRDELLAKVMGGIQAPLYGLVGVLAATLRSFAYAVDALRRQREAQA is encoded by the coding sequence TTGCTCACCAGGGCCGAGAAGGAGGCGCTCGTGGAGGAGCTGGCCGGCAAGCTGCAGCGGGCGCAGGGGGTCATCCTGACCGACTTCCGCGGCCTCAACGTCGCCGACACCAACGAGCTGCGGCGCCGCCTGCGGACCCAGGGCGTGGAGTACCGCGTCGTCAAGAACACGCTGATCCGGCGGGCGGCTGCCAAGGCCGGCATCGACGGGCTCGACCCCCTGCTGGAGGGGCCGACCGCCCTGGCCTTCGGCTACGACGGTCCGGTGGCTCCGGCCAAGGAGCTCTCCCAGTTCGCCAAGGACCACAGCCAGCTGAAGATCAAGGGGGGTCTGCTGGCCGGCCGGGTCATCGGGGTCGAGGAGATCCAGCGGCTCGCCGACCTGCCCTCCCGCGACGAACTGCTGGCCAAGGTGATGGGCGGCATCCAGGCTCCGCTGTACGGGCTCGTCGGCGTGCTGGCGGCGACCCTGCGGTCGTTCGCCTACGCCGTCGACGCGCTGCGCCGGCAGCGGGAGGCGCAAGCGTGA
- the rplA gene encoding 50S ribosomal protein L1 → MPKHGKRYRSALAQIDRQRLYEPEEALAKVKELASARFDETVEVALRLGVDPRHADQVVRGTVTLPHGTGRPVRVVVFAKGEPAKAAEAAGADVVGAEELAERIQQGWVDFDVAIATPDMMGLVGRLGRILGPRGLMPNPKTGTVTFEVADAVREFKAGKVEFRTDKAGNVHVPIGKVSFTVEQLKENLDALVEAVVRAKPAAAKGQYIRSVTVSSTMGPGIRIRPTAFAQVA, encoded by the coding sequence ATGCCGAAGCACGGGAAGCGCTACCGGAGCGCACTGGCCCAGATCGACCGCCAGCGCCTGTACGAGCCCGAGGAGGCGCTGGCCAAGGTCAAGGAGCTGGCGTCGGCGCGCTTCGACGAGACGGTGGAGGTGGCCCTGCGCCTCGGCGTCGACCCGCGCCACGCGGACCAGGTGGTGCGCGGGACCGTGACGCTGCCCCACGGCACCGGCAGGCCGGTGCGCGTGGTGGTGTTCGCCAAGGGCGAGCCCGCCAAGGCCGCGGAGGCGGCGGGTGCCGACGTGGTCGGGGCGGAGGAGCTGGCGGAGCGCATCCAACAGGGTTGGGTGGACTTCGACGTGGCCATCGCGACGCCGGACATGATGGGCCTGGTGGGACGGCTGGGCCGCATCCTCGGCCCGCGGGGCCTGATGCCCAACCCGAAGACCGGCACGGTCACCTTCGAGGTGGCCGACGCCGTGCGCGAGTTCAAGGCGGGCAAGGTGGAGTTCCGGACCGACAAGGCCGGCAACGTGCACGTGCCCATCGGGAAGGTGTCCTTCACCGTCGAGCAGCTCAAGGAGAACCTGGATGCCCTGGTGGAGGCGGTGGTGCGCGCCAAGCCCGCGGCGGCCAAGGGACAGTACATCCGGTCGGTGACCGTCTCGTCCACCATGGGGCCGGGCATCCGCATCCGGCCCACCGCCTTCGCCCAGGTGGCGTGA
- the rplK gene encoding 50S ribosomal protein L11, translated as MAKKVIAKIKLQIPAGKATPAPPVGPALGQHGINIMAFTKEFNERTKDQVGLIIPVEITVYQDRSFTFVTKTPPASVLLARAAGVEKGSGTPNKNKVGRVTRKQIREIAELKMPDLNTSDVEAAMRMIEGTARSMGIEVVEA; from the coding sequence GTGGCGAAGAAGGTGATCGCCAAGATCAAGCTGCAGATCCCGGCTGGCAAGGCGACCCCGGCCCCGCCCGTGGGGCCGGCCCTGGGCCAGCACGGCATCAACATCATGGCCTTCACCAAGGAGTTCAACGAGCGCACCAAGGACCAGGTGGGCCTGATCATCCCCGTGGAGATCACGGTCTACCAGGACCGCTCCTTCACCTTCGTCACCAAGACGCCGCCGGCGTCGGTGCTGCTGGCCCGGGCGGCCGGGGTGGAGAAGGGGTCGGGGACCCCGAACAAGAACAAGGTCGGGCGCGTCACCCGGAAGCAGATCCGCGAGATCGCCGAGCTGAAGATGCCCGACCTCAACACGTCCGACGTGGAGGCCGCCATGCGCATGATCGAGGGCACGGCCCGCAGCATGGGCATCGAGGTGGTCGAAGCCTGA
- the nusG gene encoding transcription termination/antitermination protein NusG: MHTYAGYENKVKANIEKHVRTMGMQDKIFEVLVPTEEAIEVKDGKRRTVQRKVFPGYVLVEMIMTDESWYVVRNTPGVTGFVGAGNKPTPLLPSEVEQIRRQMGVDEPRPLIRFEVGESVKVTEGPFEGFIGQVESIDHQKGKLRVLVSMFGRETPVELDFTQVEKI, encoded by the coding sequence ATCCACACGTACGCCGGCTACGAGAACAAGGTCAAGGCGAACATCGAGAAGCACGTGCGGACCATGGGCATGCAGGACAAGATCTTCGAGGTGCTCGTGCCGACGGAGGAGGCCATCGAGGTCAAGGACGGCAAGCGGCGCACCGTCCAGCGCAAGGTCTTCCCGGGGTACGTGCTGGTGGAGATGATCATGACCGACGAGTCCTGGTACGTGGTCCGCAACACGCCAGGCGTGACGGGCTTCGTGGGGGCGGGCAACAAGCCCACGCCGCTGCTGCCGTCGGAGGTCGAGCAGATCCGGCGCCAGATGGGCGTGGACGAGCCCCGGCCGCTGATCCGCTTCGAGGTGGGCGAGTCGGTCAAGGTGACGGAGGGACCCTTCGAGGGCTTCATCGGCCAGGTGGAGAGCATCGACCACCAAAAGGGCAAGCTGCGCGTCCTGGTGTCCATGTTCGGGCGCGAGACGCCCGTGGAGCTGGACTTCACGCAGGTCGAGAAGATTTAA
- the secE gene encoding preprotein translocase subunit SecE: MVRQRGTALPPATGSRPAGAAGRDAAMRRGSSLRGAWERVARFFRQTGAELRRVVWPDRRQTVTYTAVVLGTVAFLAALIWVADFVIREILELILPG, encoded by the coding sequence ATGGTGCGGCAACGCGGAACGGCCCTCCCGCCGGCGACGGGCAGCCGACCGGCCGGGGCGGCAGGAAGGGATGCGGCGATGCGCAGGGGTTCGTCCTTGCGTGGGGCCTGGGAGCGGGTGGCCCGGTTCTTCCGCCAGACCGGGGCCGAGCTGCGCCGGGTGGTCTGGCCCGACCGCCGGCAGACCGTCACGTACACGGCGGTGGTGCTGGGCACCGTCGCCTTCCTGGCGGCCCTGATCTGGGTGGCCGACTTCGTGATCCGCGAGATCCTGGAGTTGATCCTTCCCGGCTGA
- the rpmG gene encoding 50S ribosomal protein L33, with amino-acid sequence MRVVINLECSECKRRNYATTKNKRTHPGRLELRKYCKWCRRHTVHRETR; translated from the coding sequence ATGCGGGTGGTCATCAATCTGGAGTGCAGCGAGTGCAAGCGGCGCAACTACGCGACCACGAAGAACAAGCGCACCCATCCCGGGCGGCTCGAGCTGCGCAAGTACTGCAAGTGGTGTCGCCGCCACACGGTGCATCGCGAGACCCGCTGA
- the tuf gene encoding elongation factor Tu gives MAKAKFERTKPHVNVGTIGHVDHGKTTLTAAITKVLAKQGKAQFVAYEQIDKAPEEKERGITISVSHVEYETENRHYAHVDCPGHADYVKNMITGAAQMDGAILVVSAADGPMPQTREHILLARQVGVPYIVVFLNKVDMVDDPELLELVELEVRELLSQYDFPGDEVPVIKGSALKALEGDPEAEQAILELMKAVDEYIPTPQRDVDKPFLMPVEDVFSITGRGTVATGRVERGRVKVGDEVELVGFADKPKKTVVTGVEMFRKVLDEAVAGDNIGCLLRGLDKDEVERGQVLAKPGSINPHKKFVGNVYVLKKEEGGRHTPFFNGYRPQFYFRTTDVTGEIQLPEGVEMCMPGDNVEMTVELITPIAIEEGLRFAIREGGRTVGAGVVTKILE, from the coding sequence ATGGCCAAGGCGAAGTTCGAGCGGACGAAGCCGCACGTGAACGTGGGGACGATCGGGCACGTGGACCATGGGAAGACGACGCTGACGGCGGCGATCACGAAGGTGCTGGCGAAGCAGGGGAAGGCGCAGTTTGTGGCCTACGAGCAGATCGACAAGGCGCCGGAGGAGAAGGAGCGCGGGATCACGATTTCGGTCTCGCACGTGGAGTACGAGACGGAGAACCGGCACTACGCCCACGTGGACTGCCCGGGGCACGCCGACTACGTCAAGAACATGATCACGGGCGCGGCGCAGATGGACGGCGCGATCCTGGTGGTGAGCGCGGCGGACGGGCCGATGCCGCAGACGCGGGAGCACATCCTGCTGGCGCGGCAGGTGGGCGTGCCGTACATCGTGGTGTTTTTGAACAAGGTGGACATGGTGGATGATCCGGAGCTTTTGGAGCTGGTGGAGCTGGAAGTGCGGGAGCTTTTGAGCCAGTATGACTTCCCGGGCGATGAGGTGCCCGTGATCAAGGGGTCGGCGCTGAAGGCGCTGGAGGGCGATCCGGAAGCGGAGCAGGCGATCTTGGAGTTGATGAAGGCGGTGGACGAGTACATCCCGACGCCGCAGCGGGATGTGGATAAGCCGTTCCTGATGCCGGTGGAGGACGTGTTCTCCATCACGGGGCGCGGGACGGTGGCGACGGGTCGTGTGGAGCGCGGCCGCGTGAAGGTGGGCGACGAGGTGGAGCTGGTGGGGTTTGCGGACAAGCCGAAGAAGACGGTTGTGACGGGCGTGGAGATGTTCCGGAAGGTCTTGGACGAGGCGGTGGCGGGGGACAACATCGGGTGCTTGTTGCGGGGCTTGGACAAGGACGAGGTGGAGCGGGGGCAGGTGTTGGCGAAGCCGGGGTCGATCAACCCGCACAAGAAGTTCGTGGGGAACGTGTACGTGCTGAAGAAGGAGGAGGGCGGGCGGCACACGCCGTTCTTCAACGGCTACCGGCCGCAGTTCTACTTCCGGACGACGGACGTGACGGGGGAGATCCAGCTGCCGGAGGGCGTGGAGATGTGCATGCCCGGGGACAACGTGGAGATGACGGTGGAGCTGATCACCCCCATTGCCATCGAGGAGGGGCTGCGGTTCGCCATCCGGGAGGGCGGCCGCACCGTCGGCGCCGGCGTCGTCACCAAGATCCTCGAGTGA
- the sigH gene encoding RNA polymerase sporulation sigma factor SigH codes for METVNSQPQAPARFQRDWDRMDDEEIVEIARQGDAEALEYLIGKYKNFVRAKARSYFLVGADREDIIQEGMIGLYKAIRDFRSDKLSSFRAFAELCITRQIITAIKTATRQKHIPLNSYVSLNKPIYDEDSDRTLLDIISGSRVTDPEELFISREEFGDIEQKMGEILSELEWRVLIAYLDGKSYQEIADELNRHVKSIDNALQRVKRKLERYIESRNQQLDQPARA; via the coding sequence ATGGAGACGGTGAACTCGCAGCCGCAAGCCCCAGCGCGATTCCAGCGGGATTGGGATCGCATGGACGACGAGGAGATCGTCGAAATCGCCCGACAGGGAGATGCGGAGGCGCTGGAATACCTGATCGGAAAGTACAAGAACTTCGTCCGCGCCAAGGCGCGCTCCTACTTCCTCGTGGGTGCCGATCGCGAGGACATCATCCAGGAGGGGATGATCGGTCTCTACAAGGCGATCCGCGACTTCCGCAGCGACAAGCTCTCGTCCTTCCGTGCCTTTGCGGAGCTTTGCATCACGCGCCAGATCATCACCGCCATCAAGACGGCCACGCGGCAGAAGCACATCCCGTTGAACTCATACGTATCGCTCAACAAGCCCATCTATGACGAGGACTCGGACCGCACGCTGCTGGACATCATCTCGGGTTCGCGGGTGACCGACCCGGAGGAGCTGTTCATCAGTCGCGAGGAGTTCGGCGACATCGAGCAGAAGATGGGCGAGATCCTGAGCGAGCTGGAGTGGCGCGTCCTGATCGCGTACCTGGACGGGAAGTCGTACCAGGAGATCGCCGACGAGCTGAACCGGCACGTCAAGTCCATCGACAACGCGCTGCAGCGCGTCAAGCGCAAGCTGGAGCGGTACATCGAGTCGCGCAACCAGCAGCTGGACCAACCGGCCCGGGCGTGA
- the rlmB gene encoding 23S rRNA (guanosine(2251)-2'-O)-methyltransferase RlmB codes for MTTRRSRAARRGGPAAGFLQVEGRQPVLELLRSDHPVERVVVARGRHGAAVAELLERARARGIPVEEVDPADVRRWAQTEGHQGVLALAAPLPRYDLLDLLDRAAARGEPPLLVICAEIQDPHNLGAVLRTAEAAGAHGAVVPVHRSAPLGPAVFKSSAGALIHLPVAQVTNLSQAVARLQERGVWVVAADPAAAEPYDRWDWTQPVALVLGSEGRGVPPLLLRRADRRVAIPLAGRVGSLNVSVAAGVLLFEALRQRRASLA; via the coding sequence GTGACGACCCGGCGCTCCCGGGCGGCGCGTCGCGGCGGGCCGGCGGCCGGGTTCCTCCAGGTCGAGGGGCGACAGCCCGTCCTGGAACTGTTGCGCAGCGACCACCCCGTGGAAAGGGTCGTGGTGGCTCGGGGCCGGCACGGGGCGGCCGTGGCCGAGCTGCTGGAGCGAGCGCGCGCCCGCGGGATCCCGGTGGAGGAGGTCGACCCCGCGGACGTCCGGCGGTGGGCGCAGACCGAGGGCCACCAGGGGGTGCTGGCGCTGGCCGCGCCCCTCCCGCGCTACGACCTGCTGGATCTGCTCGACCGCGCGGCGGCGCGGGGCGAGCCGCCGCTGCTGGTGATCTGTGCCGAGATCCAGGACCCGCATAACCTCGGCGCCGTCCTGCGCACCGCCGAGGCAGCCGGGGCCCACGGGGCGGTGGTCCCCGTCCACCGCAGCGCGCCGCTGGGGCCGGCGGTCTTCAAGAGCTCGGCGGGCGCCCTGATCCACCTGCCGGTGGCCCAGGTGACCAACCTGTCCCAGGCCGTCGCGCGCCTCCAGGAACGAGGGGTGTGGGTGGTGGCGGCCGATCCCGCCGCCGCCGAGCCCTACGACCGGTGGGACTGGACCCAGCCCGTGGCGCTGGTGCTGGGCAGCGAGGGGCGCGGCGTGCCGCCGCTGCTCCTGCGCCGTGCCGACCGGCGCGTGGCCATCCCCCTGGCCGGGCGGGTGGGATCCCTCAACGTGTCGGTCGCCGCCGGCGTCCTGCTGTTCGAGGCGTTGCGGCAGCGGCGGGCGAGCTTGGCTTGA
- the cysS gene encoding cysteine--tRNA ligase, protein MQIYNTLTGEKEPFEPLEPGRVRMYNCGPTVYDYFHVGNLRTFLFFDVVRGWLEYRGYAVRYVQNFTDIDDKLIRRAAERGITVKALADEQIRAYFEDADALGIVRADAHPRVSEKIDRIIALIQRLIDRGFAYVAGGDVFFDVGRFRDYGKLSGQRTEQLLAGARVEAAENKRNPLDFALWKAQKPGEPAWDSPWGPGRPGWHIECSAMAMDELGETIDIHSGGSDLIFPHHENEIAQSEAATGKPFARYWMHVALVQVGGQRMGKSMGNFWRVRDLRARFHPEAIRLFILSAHYRNPLEFSLEALEQAERARQRLANFIAHLEHLVQVTRPRQGGAGADDQAGAPVPGAAGEGERGGGVPSSRASASADRRDVVGTEPGAHGVAVDWPARLARARAEFEAAMDDDFNTADALAALFTLARDGHKVLGPDSPREWIEATLATVRQLGAPLRLFRAREADAPAGDAQALLDLVLEVRQYARSIRDYQLADRIRDRLAELGYVLEDTPAGTRVRRRPAAAARGRGT, encoded by the coding sequence ATCCAGATCTACAACACCCTGACGGGCGAGAAGGAACCCTTCGAACCCCTGGAGCCGGGCCGCGTGCGCATGTACAACTGCGGCCCGACGGTCTACGACTACTTCCACGTGGGCAACCTGCGCACGTTCCTCTTCTTCGACGTGGTGCGGGGATGGCTCGAGTACCGCGGCTACGCGGTCCGCTACGTCCAGAACTTCACCGACATCGACGACAAGCTGATCCGCCGCGCCGCGGAGCGGGGCATCACGGTCAAGGCGCTGGCCGACGAGCAGATCCGCGCCTACTTCGAGGACGCCGACGCCCTGGGCATCGTCCGGGCGGACGCCCATCCGCGGGTGTCCGAGAAGATCGACCGGATCATCGCCCTGATCCAGCGGCTGATCGACCGGGGCTTCGCCTACGTCGCCGGGGGCGACGTGTTCTTCGACGTGGGGCGCTTTCGCGACTACGGCAAGCTCTCCGGCCAGAGGACCGAACAGCTCCTGGCCGGGGCGCGCGTCGAGGCCGCCGAGAACAAGCGCAACCCCCTGGACTTCGCGCTGTGGAAGGCGCAGAAGCCCGGCGAGCCCGCCTGGGACAGCCCCTGGGGGCCGGGCCGGCCGGGCTGGCACATCGAGTGCTCGGCCATGGCCATGGACGAACTCGGCGAGACCATCGACATCCACTCCGGGGGGAGCGACCTGATCTTCCCCCACCACGAGAACGAGATCGCCCAGAGCGAGGCGGCGACGGGCAAGCCCTTCGCTCGCTACTGGATGCACGTGGCCCTGGTTCAGGTGGGCGGGCAGCGCATGGGCAAGTCCATGGGCAACTTCTGGCGCGTGCGCGACCTGCGCGCCCGCTTCCATCCCGAGGCGATCCGCCTGTTCATCCTCTCGGCCCACTACCGCAACCCGCTGGAGTTCAGCCTCGAGGCCCTGGAACAGGCGGAGCGGGCCCGGCAGCGCCTGGCCAACTTCATCGCCCACCTGGAGCACCTGGTGCAGGTGACCCGGCCGCGCCAGGGCGGTGCCGGTGCCGACGACCAGGCGGGGGCGCCGGTCCCCGGTGCCGCCGGTGAAGGGGAGCGGGGCGGCGGCGTGCCGTCCTCCCGCGCCTCCGCCTCCGCGGACCGCCGCGACGTCGTCGGGACGGAGCCGGGGGCCCACGGCGTCGCGGTGGACTGGCCGGCCCGGTTGGCCCGGGCCCGGGCGGAGTTCGAGGCGGCCATGGACGACGACTTCAACACCGCCGACGCCCTGGCCGCGCTGTTCACGCTGGCGCGGGACGGCCACAAGGTGCTCGGGCCGGACAGCCCGCGGGAGTGGATCGAGGCCACGCTGGCGACCGTCCGCCAGCTGGGTGCCCCGCTGCGCCTGTTCCGCGCCCGCGAGGCGGATGCACCGGCGGGGGATGCCCAGGCGCTGCTGGACCTGGTCCTGGAGGTCCGCCAGTACGCCCGCTCCATCCGCGATTACCAGCTGGCCGACCGCATCCGCGATCGGCTGGCCGAGCTGGGGTACGTGTTGGAGGACACGCCGGCCGGCACGCGGGTGCGCCGCCGCCCGGCGGCGGCTGCGCGGGGGCGGGGGACGTGA
- the cysE gene encoding serine O-acetyltransferase — MLRRLLERLREDVRVVFERDPAARSVLEVIFFYPGLHALWLHRIAHWFYRRRLYFIARGISHFSRWLTGIEIHPGARIGRRCFIDHGLGVVIGETTEIGDDVTIYQGVTLGGTGKDRGKRHPTLGNGVLVGVGAKVLGAITIGDNSRIGAGAVVVKSVPPNCTVVGIPGKVVIRDGRRVGIDLNHGELPDPVSDAIQRLQDYVEELEQRVMTLEQELEAVRRQRASADEPGPGRTAARVTCGGA; from the coding sequence ATGCTGCGCCGCCTGCTGGAACGCCTGCGGGAAGACGTGCGCGTGGTCTTCGAGCGGGACCCCGCGGCCCGCTCGGTGCTGGAGGTCATCTTCTTCTACCCTGGGCTGCACGCGCTCTGGTTGCATCGCATCGCCCACTGGTTCTACCGGCGGAGGCTGTACTTCATCGCCCGGGGCATCTCCCACTTCTCCCGCTGGCTGACGGGCATCGAGATCCACCCCGGTGCCCGCATCGGCCGGCGCTGCTTCATCGACCACGGCCTGGGCGTGGTCATCGGCGAGACCACGGAGATCGGGGACGACGTCACCATCTACCAGGGGGTTACCCTGGGCGGGACGGGCAAGGACCGCGGCAAGCGGCACCCCACCCTGGGCAACGGCGTCCTGGTGGGGGTCGGGGCCAAGGTGCTGGGCGCCATCACCATCGGCGACAACAGCCGCATCGGGGCCGGCGCGGTGGTGGTGAAGTCGGTGCCGCCCAACTGCACCGTGGTGGGCATCCCCGGCAAGGTGGTGATCCGCGACGGCCGCCGGGTCGGCATCGATCTGAACCATGGGGAGCTGCCCGATCCGGTGTCGGACGCGATCCAGCGGTTGCAGGACTACGTGGAGGAACTCGAACAGCGGGTCATGACGCTGGAGCAGGAACTGGAGGCCGTGCGACGCCAGCGGGCCTCGGCGGACGAACCCGGCCCCGGGCGGACGGCCGCCCGGGTCACCTGTGGCGGAGCCTGA